The Streptococcus sp. VT 162 genome has a window encoding:
- a CDS encoding enterocin immunity protein codes for MAEPNLESLIRDLYNHARQGLSEDLVAALLETAKKLPTTNEQLLAVRLSGLVTRELLINPKHPAPELINLARFIKREEAKYRGTAVSAIMFGELFKML; via the coding sequence ATGGCAGAACCAAACCTAGAAAGCCTTATAAGAGATCTCTACAACCATGCTCGTCAGGGCTTGAGTGAAGATTTAGTTGCTGCTCTCCTAGAGACTGCTAAAAAACTACCCACTACAAATGAGCAATTACTAGCAGTCCGACTTTCAGGACTGGTCACCCGTGAATTGCTCATCAATCCCAAACACCCAGCACCTGAGTTGATCAACTTGGCGCGCTTTATCAAAAGAGAAGAAGCCAAGTATAGGGGCACTGCAGTTTCTGCTATCATGTTTGGAGAACTCTTTAAAATGCTTTGA
- a CDS encoding pseudouridine synthase: MRINKYIAHAGVASRRKAEELIKQGLVTVNGQVVRELATTIKSGDKVEVEGQPIYNEEKVYYLLNKPRGVISSVTDDKGRKTVVDLLPNVKERIYPVGRLDWDTSGVLILTNDGDFTDEMIHPRNEIDKVYVARVKGVANKDNLRPLTRGLEIDGKKTKPAVYEILKVDPVKNRSVVQLTIHEGRNHQVKKMFEAVGLQVDKLSRTRFGHLDLTGLRPGEARRLNKKEISQLHTMAVTKK; encoded by the coding sequence ATGAGAATCAATAAGTATATTGCCCACGCAGGTGTGGCCAGTAGGAGAAAAGCAGAAGAGCTGATCAAGCAAGGCTTGGTGACGGTCAACGGCCAAGTGGTGCGTGAACTAGCAACGACCATCAAGTCAGGCGACAAGGTTGAAGTAGAAGGCCAACCTATCTACAACGAAGAAAAGGTCTACTATCTGCTTAATAAACCACGTGGAGTGATTTCCAGTGTGACAGACGACAAGGGCCGCAAGACTGTTGTGGATCTCTTGCCCAATGTAAAAGAACGTATTTATCCTGTTGGACGTTTGGACTGGGATACATCCGGTGTTTTAATTTTGACCAATGATGGGGACTTTACGGATGAAATGATTCACCCCCGTAATGAGATTGACAAAGTCTATGTCGCGCGTGTTAAAGGTGTGGCCAATAAGGATAATCTCCGCCCCTTGACCCGTGGTCTTGAGATTGATGGCAAGAAAACCAAGCCAGCTGTATATGAGATTCTCAAAGTGGATCCAGTTAAAAATCGCTCAGTAGTGCAGTTGACTATCCATGAAGGACGTAACCATCAGGTTAAAAAGATGTTTGAAGCCGTCGGTCTTCAAGTGGATAAGTTGTCTCGGACACGTTTTGGACACTTAGACTTGACAGGTCTTCGTCCAGGTGAAGCCCGTCGCCTCAATAAAAAAGAAATCAGCCAACTACACACCATGGCTGTAACCAAGAAATGA
- a CDS encoding iron ABC transporter substrate-binding protein has translation MKTSLKLYLTALAASFLLLLGACSTNTNSSTSKTESSSSAPTEVTIKSSLDEVKLSKVPEKIVTFDLGAADTIRALGFEKNIVGMPTKTVPTYLKDLAGNVNNVGSMVEPDLEAIAALEPDLIIASPRTQKFVDKFKEIAPTVLFQASKDDYWTSTKANIESLASAFGETGTQKAKEELANLDKSIQEVATKNESSDKKALAILLNEGKMAAFGAQSRFSFLYQTLKFKPTDTQFEDSRHGQEVSFESVKEINPDILFVINRTLAIGGDNSSNDGVLENALIAETPAAKNGKIIQLTPDLWYLSGGGLESTKLMIEDAQKALK, from the coding sequence ATGAAAACATCCCTTAAACTTTATCTCACTGCCCTAGCGGCTAGCTTCTTGCTCCTACTTGGTGCATGTAGTACAAATACAAACTCAAGCACTAGTAAGACGGAGTCAAGTAGCTCTGCTCCAACAGAGGTAACCATTAAAAGTTCACTAGACGAGGTCAAACTTTCAAAGGTTCCTGAAAAGATTGTAACCTTTGATCTCGGTGCTGCAGATACTATTCGCGCTTTAGGATTTGAAAAGAATATCGTCGGAATGCCTACAAAAACTGTTCCGACTTACCTAAAAGATCTTGCAGGAAATGTCAACAATGTGGGTTCCATGGTTGAGCCAGACCTAGAAGCCATTGCTGCTCTTGAACCGGATTTGATTATCGCTTCACCACGTACCCAAAAATTCGTAGACAAGTTCAAAGAAATTGCTCCAACTGTTCTCTTCCAAGCAAGCAAGGACGACTACTGGACTTCAACCAAGGCCAACATCGAATCCCTAGCAAGCGCCTTCGGCGAAACAGGTACACAGAAAGCCAAAGAAGAATTGGCTAACCTGGACAAGAGCATCCAAGAAGTCGCTACTAAAAACGAAAGTTCTGACAAAAAAGCCCTTGCTATCCTCCTCAATGAAGGAAAAATGGCTGCCTTTGGTGCCCAATCTCGTTTCTCTTTCTTGTACCAAACCTTGAAATTCAAACCAACTGATACTCAATTTGAAGACTCTCGACACGGACAAGAAGTCAGCTTTGAAAGTGTGAAAGAAATCAATCCTGACATCCTCTTTGTCATCAACCGTACCCTTGCCATTGGTGGGGATAACTCTAGCAACGATGGCGTCCTAGAAAATGCCCTCATCGCTGAAACTCCTGCCGCTAAAAACGGTAAAATCATCCAACTAACACCAGACCTATGGTATCTAAGTGGTGGCGGACTTGAATCAACTAAACTCATGATTGAAGACGCTCAAAAAGCTTTGAAATAA
- a CDS encoding membrane protein — protein sequence MKRILIAPVRFYQRFISPTFPPSCRFEPTCSNYMIQAIEKHGFKGVLMGLARILRCHPWSPIGKDPVPDHFSLRRNQEKK from the coding sequence ATGAAACGAATCTTAATAGCGCCAGTACGCTTTTACCAACGCTTTATCTCGCCAACCTTTCCACCCTCTTGTCGCTTTGAGCCTACTTGTTCCAACTACATGATCCAGGCTATTGAAAAACATGGCTTCAAGGGTGTCTTGATGGGCTTGGCTCGGATTTTACGTTGCCATCCCTGGTCGCCAATAGGAAAAGATCCTGTCCCAGATCACTTTTCCCTCAGACGAAATCAAGAAAAAAAATAA
- a CDS encoding ferrichrome ABC transporter permease — MQFKSKHTKLFCLLIILAIGACLLYFWPITNLSAFAWKLRSQKIIVYLLVAIATGISTIGFQTLTENRFLTPSILGIESFYVLLQTLLLIFESKFLQLGKSPILEFLVLLLLQSLFFLALQGYLKTLMKQDLVFILLICLALGSLFRNISTFLQVLMDPNEYDKLQNSLFASFQHLNTSILAIGSLIILALTIFFFRKAVVLDVLHLQRETAQILGLDVEKEQRELLWGIVLLTSTATALVGPMAFFGFMLANLTYLIVKDYRHKLLFIVAILIGFISLTLGQALIERVFALEIRISMIIESVGGLLFFILLYRRARR, encoded by the coding sequence ATGCAGTTTAAAAGCAAACATACCAAGCTCTTCTGCCTTCTCATTATTCTGGCCATCGGAGCTTGTCTCCTCTACTTTTGGCCCATCACTAACCTGTCTGCCTTTGCCTGGAAGCTGCGTTCCCAAAAAATCATCGTTTATCTCTTGGTAGCCATCGCGACAGGGATTTCGACCATTGGTTTTCAAACCCTGACGGAAAATCGCTTTCTGACGCCAAGTATTTTGGGAATCGAATCCTTCTATGTCCTGCTACAGACCCTACTACTGATATTTGAAAGCAAATTTCTACAGCTTGGGAAGTCTCCTATCTTAGAATTTCTAGTCTTGCTTCTGCTTCAATCCCTCTTTTTTCTCGCCTTACAAGGCTACTTGAAGACGCTGATGAAGCAAGATCTGGTCTTCATTCTGCTAATCTGTCTAGCCCTGGGAAGTCTCTTTCGAAATATCAGCACCTTCCTCCAAGTCCTGATGGATCCAAATGAATACGATAAACTGCAGAACAGTCTCTTTGCCTCCTTTCAGCATCTCAACACTTCCATCCTAGCCATCGGTTCTCTAATCATCCTCGCTTTGACAATCTTTTTCTTTCGAAAAGCAGTCGTGCTGGATGTCTTGCACCTGCAAAGAGAAACTGCTCAGATACTTGGACTCGATGTTGAAAAAGAACAGAGAGAACTCCTCTGGGGCATCGTGCTCTTGACCTCAACAGCCACTGCCTTGGTAGGGCCTATGGCCTTCTTCGGATTTATGCTGGCCAATCTTACCTACCTAATCGTCAAAGATTATCGGCACAAGTTGCTCTTTATCGTAGCCATTCTAATTGGATTTATTAGTTTGACCTTGGGGCAAGCCCTCATCGAACGAGTCTTTGCACTGGAAATTCGCATCAGCATGATTATTGAGAGCGTTGGAGGTCTCTTATTCTTTATCTTACTATACAGGAGGGCCCGTCGGTGA
- a CDS encoding sodium-dependent phosphate transporter: MSINWQEILFHFLGGLGLFLYSIKTMGDGLQQAAGDRLRFYIDKYTSNPFLGVLVGIVVTALIQSSTGVTVITVGLVSASLLTLRQAIGIIMGANIGTTVTSFIIGFKLGEYALPLIFLGTMFLFFTKNRTANNIGRILFGVGGIFYALNLISAGMSPLKDLPQFKEYMVTLGQNPILGVVAGAVITVLIQASSATIGILQGLYAGGFLDLKGSLPVLFGDNIGTTLTVIIAAAGANVSAKRVAATHVTFNVLGTILCLILLGPFTAMIEYFQALLHLSPEMTIAFSHGAFNVSNTIVQFPFIGALAYFVTKIIPGEDEVVKYEPLYLDEQLIQQSPSIALGNAKKELLHLGNYAAKAFDLSYTYIIGLDEKVAEKGHKTEEAINTIDEKLTRYLIRLSSESLSQKESEVLTNILDSSRDLERIGDHAEGLLNLTDYLQRKNVQFSDAALEELAEIYQATTAFIKDALDSVENNDIEKAQSLIERHKEINNMERVLRKTHIKRLNKGECSTQAGVNFIDIISHYTRVSDHAMNLAEKVIAEQI; the protein is encoded by the coding sequence ATGTCCATTAATTGGCAGGAAATTTTATTTCACTTTTTAGGAGGTCTAGGACTGTTTTTATACAGTATCAAGACCATGGGAGACGGTTTGCAACAAGCTGCTGGAGATCGCCTTCGTTTTTACATTGACAAGTACACTAGCAATCCCTTTTTAGGTGTTCTAGTCGGGATTGTCGTGACTGCCCTGATTCAGTCAAGTACAGGGGTTACAGTTATCACGGTTGGGCTAGTCAGCGCTAGTCTTCTAACCCTTAGACAGGCTATCGGAATTATCATGGGAGCTAACATCGGAACCACCGTTACTTCCTTTATCATCGGTTTCAAGCTTGGTGAGTATGCTTTGCCCTTGATTTTCCTTGGAACCATGTTCCTCTTCTTTACAAAAAACAGAACAGCAAACAATATCGGTCGCATCCTGTTTGGTGTTGGGGGAATCTTCTACGCCCTTAACCTCATCAGTGCCGGTATGAGCCCACTTAAAGATTTACCACAATTCAAGGAGTATATGGTCACTTTGGGACAAAACCCCATTTTAGGAGTGGTGGCCGGTGCAGTGATTACCGTCCTCATCCAGGCTTCCTCGGCTACAATCGGGATTTTGCAAGGCCTCTATGCAGGTGGCTTCCTCGACCTTAAAGGTTCACTACCAGTTCTCTTCGGGGATAATATCGGGACAACCCTAACAGTTATCATCGCAGCAGCTGGAGCCAATGTCTCAGCGAAACGCGTTGCAGCAACCCACGTTACCTTTAACGTTTTAGGAACTATTCTTTGCTTAATCTTATTAGGCCCCTTTACTGCTATGATCGAGTACTTCCAGGCACTCCTTCACCTCTCACCTGAGATGACCATCGCCTTCTCTCACGGTGCCTTTAACGTAAGTAACACCATTGTACAATTTCCATTCATCGGAGCCTTGGCCTACTTTGTAACCAAGATTATCCCTGGTGAAGACGAAGTTGTTAAGTACGAGCCTCTTTATCTCGACGAACAACTTATCCAGCAATCTCCTTCTATTGCCCTAGGAAATGCCAAAAAAGAACTCTTGCACTTAGGAAACTATGCAGCCAAAGCTTTTGACCTTTCTTATACCTATATCATCGGTTTGGATGAAAAGGTAGCTGAAAAAGGGCACAAGACAGAGGAAGCCATCAACACCATCGATGAAAAACTCACTCGTTACCTCATCAGACTCTCAAGCGAATCCTTGAGTCAAAAGGAAAGCGAAGTCTTGACTAACATCCTGGATTCGTCTCGTGATTTGGAACGGATTGGGGACCACGCAGAAGGCTTGCTCAACCTAACCGACTACCTTCAACGTAAGAATGTTCAGTTTTCTGATGCTGCTTTAGAGGAATTAGCTGAAATTTATCAAGCAACAACTGCATTTATCAAGGATGCCCTTGATAGTGTGGAAAACAATGATATTGAAAAAGCTCAGAGTCTGATTGAACGTCATAAAGAAATCAACAATATGGAACGCGTTCTCAGAAAGACCCACATCAAACGCCTTAACAAGGGTGAGTGTTCTACACAAGCTGGAGTCAACTTTATCGACATCATTTCCCACTACACTCGTGTGTCTGACCATGCTATGAACCTAGCCGAAAAGGTCATTGCTGAACAAATCTAA
- a CDS encoding transcriptional regulator, whose amino-acid sequence MKLERLIYILLSLLNKKRITAKEIAERFEISTRTVYRDMDTLSLAGIPIYSERGDKGGFYIPSDYKIDRNFFTEEERQFIINMSQNVSKIVGHSSLDSIEHKLSSQEITRANSPFYFDLSSWTLNTNYLLEIEEAIQTEQMISFSYYSKKQEKSQRTVIPYRLIYKLNAWYVIGYCLEKLDFRIFKLTRIRELELVEIEDKPFDYPRLSQEKLELFLNPPKHKVEGQREEIELVFTRFALPKIYDYFTEEEIRVEDEIIKVQAFRALTPSFFDLLLSFGYQVKVVSPSHLQNLLVSTLKKNLQQYDNL is encoded by the coding sequence ATGAAATTAGAAAGACTAATCTATATTTTACTGTCTCTTTTGAATAAGAAGAGAATAACAGCTAAAGAGATCGCAGAGAGGTTTGAAATATCTACTCGAACTGTATATAGAGACATGGATACACTCAGTTTAGCGGGGATCCCAATCTATTCGGAACGTGGAGATAAGGGAGGTTTCTATATACCGAGCGACTATAAGATAGACAGAAACTTTTTCACTGAGGAAGAGAGACAGTTTATCATTAATATGAGCCAAAATGTTAGTAAAATCGTTGGTCATTCAAGTCTTGACAGTATCGAACACAAGCTGTCTTCTCAAGAAATTACAAGAGCAAACAGTCCTTTTTACTTTGATCTCAGTTCCTGGACTCTTAATACAAATTATTTACTAGAAATTGAGGAAGCGATACAAACTGAACAGATGATTTCTTTTTCTTACTATTCGAAAAAACAAGAGAAAAGTCAGCGAACAGTTATTCCATACAGATTGATCTATAAACTGAATGCTTGGTATGTTATCGGTTACTGCTTAGAAAAATTAGATTTTCGTATTTTTAAATTAACTCGAATTCGTGAACTAGAACTAGTGGAGATAGAAGATAAACCATTCGATTATCCACGTTTATCTCAAGAAAAGTTAGAGCTTTTTTTAAATCCCCCAAAACATAAAGTGGAGGGGCAAAGAGAAGAAATCGAACTAGTTTTTACAAGATTTGCACTTCCAAAAATCTACGATTACTTCACGGAAGAAGAAATCAGAGTCGAGGACGAAATAATAAAAGTTCAGGCATTTAGAGCTTTAACTCCTTCGTTTTTTGATTTACTATTAAGTTTTGGTTATCAAGTAAAGGTCGTATCTCCAAGTCACTTACAAAATCTACTGGTCAGTACTCTCAAAAAAAATCTTCAGCAATATGACAACCTGTAG
- a CDS encoding glutamyl aminopeptidase, whose translation MTTLFSKIKEVTELAAISGHEAPVRAYLREKLTPHVDEIVTDGLGGIFGIKHSEAVDAPRVLVASHMDEVGFMVSEIKPDGTFRVVEIGGWNPMVVSSQRFKLFTRDGREIPVISGSVPPHLTRGTGGPTMPAISDIIFDGGFADKAEAESFGIRPGDTIVPDSSAILTANEKNIISKAWDNRYGVLMVSELAEALSGQKLGNELYLGSNVQEEVGLRGAHTSTTKFDPEVFLAVDCSPAGDVYGGQGKIGDGTLIRFYDPGHLLLPGMKDFLLTTAEEAGIKYQYYCGKGGTDAGAAHLKNGGVPSTTIGVCARYIHSHQTLYAMDDFLEAQAFLQALVKKLDRSTVDLIKHY comes from the coding sequence ATGACAACATTATTTTCAAAAATCAAAGAAGTAACAGAGCTTGCTGCGATCTCAGGCCACGAAGCGCCTGTCCGTGCTTATCTTCGTGAAAAGTTGACACCGCATGTGGATGAAATAGTGACAGATGGCTTAGGTGGTATTTTCGGTATCAAGCATTCAGAAGCTGTCGATGCACCGCGCGTCTTGGTCGCTTCTCACATGGATGAAGTTGGTTTTATGGTCAGCGAGATTAAGCCGGACGGGACCTTCCGTGTGGTTGAAATCGGTGGTTGGAATCCTATGGTGGTCAGCAGCCAACGCTTTAAACTCTTTACTCGTGATGGTCGTGAAATTCCTGTGATCTCAGGTTCTGTCCCTCCACATTTGACACGTGGAACAGGTGGCCCAACTATGCCAGCAATTTCAGATATCATTTTTGATGGTGGGTTTGCAGACAAGGCTGAGGCAGAAAGCTTTGGTATCCGACCTGGTGACACCATTGTCCCTGATAGTTCCGCTATCTTGACAGCCAATGAAAAAAATATCATCTCAAAAGCTTGGGACAATCGCTACGGTGTCCTCATGGTGAGCGAGCTAGCAGAAGCCTTGTCAGGTCAAAAACTGGGAAATGAACTCTATCTTGGTTCTAATGTCCAAGAAGAAGTTGGTCTGCGTGGTGCTCATACTTCCACAACCAAGTTTGACCCAGAAGTCTTTCTGGCAGTTGACTGTTCACCTGCTGGTGATGTTTATGGTGGTCAAGGCAAGATTGGGGATGGAACTTTGATTCGTTTCTATGATCCAGGTCACTTGCTCCTCCCAGGTATGAAAGATTTCCTTTTGACAACGGCTGAAGAAGCAGGTATCAAGTACCAATACTACTGTGGAAAAGGTGGAACAGACGCTGGAGCAGCTCATCTGAAAAATGGTGGTGTCCCATCAACAACCATCGGTGTCTGCGCTCGTTATATCCACTCTCACCAAACTCTCTACGCGATGGATGACTTCCTAGAAGCTCAAGCTTTCTTGCAAGCCTTGGTGAAAAAATTGGATCGTTCAACGGTTGATTTGATTAAACATTATTAA
- the scpA gene encoding segregation and condensation protein A (functions during chromosome segregation; may form a condensin-like structure with SMC and ScpB) — MDIKLKDFEGPLDLLLHLVSKYQMDIYDVPITEVIEQYLAYVSTLQAMRLEVTGEYMVMASQLMLIKSRKLLPKVAEVTDLEDDLEQDLLSQIEEYRKFKLLGEHLEAKHQDRAQYYSKAPTELIYEDAELVHDKTTIDLFLAFSNILAKKKEEFAQNHTTILRDEYKIEDMMGIVKESLTGRDQLRLQDLFKEAQNVQEVITLFLATLELIKTQELILVQEESFGDIYLMEKNEESQEAQS; from the coding sequence ATGGATATTAAATTAAAAGATTTTGAAGGGCCCCTGGACCTGCTCTTGCACTTGGTTTCCAAGTATCAGATGGATATTTACGATGTGCCCATCACAGAAGTCATCGAACAGTATCTAGCCTATGTCTCAACCCTGCAGGCCATGCGTCTGGAAGTGACGGGTGAGTACATGGTCATGGCTAGTCAGTTGATGCTGATCAAGAGTCGCAAGCTCTTGCCAAAGGTAGCAGAAGTGACAGACTTAGAGGATGACCTAGAGCAGGACCTTCTCTCCCAAATCGAAGAATACCGCAAGTTCAAGCTCTTGGGTGAGCACTTGGAGGCTAAGCACCAAGATCGGGCCCAGTACTATTCCAAAGCGCCAACAGAGTTGATTTACGAGGATGCGGAGCTTGTACATGACAAGACGACCATTGACCTCTTTTTGGCTTTTTCAAATATTCTAGCCAAGAAAAAAGAGGAGTTCGCACAGAACCACACGACCATCTTGCGGGATGAGTATAAGATTGAGGATATGATGGGCATTGTAAAAGAGTCCTTGACTGGACGAGACCAGTTGCGTTTGCAGGATTTGTTCAAGGAAGCCCAGAATGTTCAAGAGGTTATTACCCTCTTTTTGGCAACCCTAGAGTTAATCAAAACCCAGGAACTGATCCTCGTGCAAGAGGAGAGTTTCGGAGATATCTATCTCATGGAAAAAAATGAAGAAAGTCAAGAGGCACAAAGCTAG
- the scpB gene encoding segregation and condensation protein B (functions during chromosome segregation; may form a condensin-like structure with SMC and ScpA; forms a homodimer): MSTLAEIEALLFVAGEDGIRVRQLAELLSLPPTGIQQSLEKLAQKYEKDQDSSLSLIETGGAYRLVTKPQFAAILKEYSKAPINQSLSRAALETLSIIAYKQPITRIEIDAIRGVNSSGALAKLQVFDLIREDGKKEVLGRPNLYVTTDYFLDYMGINHLEELPVIDELEIQAQESQLFGERIEEDENQ; the protein is encoded by the coding sequence ATGAGTACTTTAGCAGAAATAGAAGCGCTCTTGTTTGTAGCAGGTGAAGATGGGATTCGGGTCCGTCAGTTGGCTGAACTCCTCTCTCTGCCACCGACAGGCATCCAACAGAGTTTAGAAAAATTAGCCCAGAAGTATGAAAAAGACCAAGATTCGAGCTTGTCCCTGATCGAGACAGGTGGTGCATACAGATTGGTCACCAAGCCTCAATTTGCAGCGATTTTGAAGGAATACTCCAAAGCGCCCATCAACCAGAGTTTATCTCGGGCGGCCCTTGAGACCTTGTCCATCATTGCCTACAAGCAGCCGATTACGCGGATAGAAATCGATGCTATCCGTGGGGTTAACTCGAGCGGGGCCTTGGCAAAGTTGCAGGTCTTTGACTTGATACGAGAAGACGGGAAAAAAGAAGTGTTGGGTCGTCCCAACCTCTATGTGACTACGGATTATTTCCTAGATTACATGGGAATTAACCATTTGGAAGAATTGCCAGTGATTGATGAGCTTGAGATTCAAGCCCAAGAAAGCCAATTATTTGGTGAAAGGATAGAAGAAGATGAGAATCAATAA
- a CDS encoding ferrichrome ABC transporter permease, with protein MKLSHILTGLLLLLVFLSISIGTSDFSWEKFFAFDQQTWLLFQESRLPRTISILLAASSMSMAGLLMQTITQNQFAAPSTVGTTEAAKLGMVLSLFVFPSASLTQKMLFAFGSSILFTLFFLAFMTIFSIKERWMLPLIGIIYSGIIGSVTEVIAYRFNLVQSMTAWTQGSFSMIQTHQYEWLFLGLIILIAVWKLSQTFTIMNLGKETSESLGISYSLLEKLALFLVALTTSVTMITVGALPFLGVIVPNLVRKRYGDNLSQTKLMVALVGANLVLACDILSRVLIRPYELSVSLLLGIIGSLVFILLLWRGGQKDAV; from the coding sequence ATGAAACTCTCTCATATTTTAACAGGATTACTTCTACTCCTGGTCTTTCTCTCCATTAGTATTGGAACCAGTGATTTTTCTTGGGAAAAATTCTTTGCTTTTGACCAACAGACTTGGCTTCTCTTTCAAGAGTCGCGTCTTCCAAGAACCATCAGCATTCTCCTTGCAGCCTCCAGTATGAGCATGGCAGGACTCCTCATGCAGACCATTACCCAAAATCAATTTGCTGCTCCTAGTACAGTCGGAACGACTGAAGCCGCTAAACTGGGAATGGTGTTGAGCCTCTTTGTCTTTCCGTCTGCGAGTCTGACCCAAAAGATGCTCTTTGCTTTTGGCTCATCCATTTTATTTACCCTCTTCTTCCTGGCCTTTATGACTATTTTTTCTATAAAGGAAAGGTGGATGTTGCCCTTGATCGGGATCATCTATAGTGGGATTATCGGTTCTGTCACAGAAGTTATCGCCTATCGTTTCAATCTGGTTCAGAGTATGACGGCCTGGACCCAGGGCTCCTTCTCCATGATTCAGACCCATCAGTATGAGTGGCTCTTCTTAGGCCTCATTATCCTGATAGCCGTTTGGAAATTATCCCAAACCTTCACCATCATGAATCTGGGCAAGGAAACTAGTGAAAGTTTGGGGATTTCTTACTCTCTACTTGAAAAACTGGCCCTTTTTCTAGTGGCACTAACGACAAGTGTCACCATGATTACCGTGGGTGCCTTGCCATTTCTCGGGGTCATCGTTCCCAATCTTGTCCGCAAGCGCTATGGAGATAATCTGAGTCAAACCAAACTCATGGTTGCTCTGGTCGGTGCCAATCTGGTTTTGGCCTGCGATATCCTCTCTCGAGTCTTGATTCGGCCCTATGAGCTGTCTGTCAGTCTCCTACTAGGAATCATCGGTAGCCTCGTCTTTATCCTACTTCTCTGGAGAGGGGGACAAAAAGATGCAGTTTAA
- a CDS encoding iron ABC transporter ATP-binding protein — protein sequence MKLENIDKSIQKQDILQDISLEVSPQKLTAFIGPNGAGKSTLLSIMSRLTKKDQGILSIKGREIESWNSQELAKELTILKQKINYQAKLTVEELVSFGRFPYSRGRLKEEDWGKIRETLDYLELTNLKDRYIDSLSGGQLQRVFIAMVLAQDTDFILLDEPLNNLDIKQSVSMMQILRRLVEELGKTIIIVLHDINMASQYADEIVAFKDGQVFCKGTTAQIMQADLLSQLYEIPITLADINGKKICIYS from the coding sequence GTGAAACTGGAAAACATTGACAAATCCATTCAAAAACAGGATATTTTGCAAGACATTTCCCTTGAAGTCAGTCCTCAGAAACTGACAGCCTTCATTGGTCCAAATGGTGCTGGAAAATCAACTCTTCTCTCCATCATGAGCAGACTGACCAAGAAAGATCAGGGAATCCTCAGTATCAAAGGGCGTGAAATCGAGAGTTGGAATTCGCAAGAACTGGCCAAAGAGCTCACCATCCTAAAGCAGAAGATCAATTACCAAGCCAAATTGACTGTAGAAGAATTGGTCAGTTTTGGACGTTTTCCCTACAGCCGTGGTCGACTGAAGGAAGAAGACTGGGGAAAAATCCGAGAAACTCTGGACTATCTGGAACTGACCAACTTAAAAGATCGCTACATCGATAGTCTGTCTGGTGGACAGCTCCAACGTGTCTTTATCGCCATGGTACTGGCCCAGGATACAGACTTTATCTTGCTAGACGAACCGCTCAATAATCTCGATATCAAGCAAAGTGTCAGCATGATGCAGATCCTTCGGCGACTGGTGGAGGAACTTGGCAAAACCATTATCATCGTCCTCCACGATATCAATATGGCTAGCCAGTATGCGGATGAAATTGTTGCTTTTAAAGACGGTCAAGTCTTTTGCAAGGGAACGACTGCTCAAATCATGCAGGCTGACCTGCTCAGTCAACTCTATGAGATTCCCATCACGCTCGCGGATATCAATGGCAAAAAAATCTGTATCTATAGCTAA